Proteins encoded together in one Erinaceus europaeus chromosome 11, mEriEur2.1, whole genome shotgun sequence window:
- the GJA5 gene encoding gap junction alpha-5 protein, with protein MGDWSFLGEFLEEVHKHSTVIGKVWLTVLFIFRMLVLGTAAESSWGDEQADFKCDTIQPGCENVCYDQAFPISHIRFWVLQIIFVSTPSLLYMGHAMHTVRMQEKRRLREAERAREAQGAGYQYPAVTTAEKAELSCWEEVNGKIVLQGTLLNTYVCSILIRTTMEVAFIVGQYLLYGIFLDTLHICRRSPCPHPVNCYVSRPTEKNVFIVFMLAVAGLSLFLSLAELYHLGWKKIRQRFSKGSRGTAECQPPPAAGLVQNCTPPPDFSQCLENGPGNKFFQPFSHKLASQQNTDNLAAEQGRGQEQGPREGFIHIHYAQKPEIPNEVCPGHRGLPQSYQSDKRRFSKASSKARSDDLSV; from the coding sequence ATGGGAGACTGGAGCTTCTTGGGGGAGTTCCTGGAGGAGGTACACAAGCATTCCACAGTGATCGGGAAGGTCTGGCTCACAGTGCTCTTCATCTTCCGCATGCTGGTGCTGGGCACAGCGGCTGAGTCCTCCTGGGGGGATGAGCAGGCTGACTTTAAGTGTGACACCATACAGCCGGGTTGCGAGAACGTGTGCTATGACCAGGCCTTCCCCATCTCACACATCCGCTTCTGGGTGCTGCAAATCATCTTCGTGTCCACACCATCACTGCTGTACATGGGCCACGCCATGCATACAGTCCGTATGCAGGAGAAGCGCAGGTTGCGTGAGGCCGAGCGTGCCAGGGAGGCACAGGGTGCTGGGTACCAGTACCCAGCTGTTACTACTGCCGAGAAGGCTGAGCTGTCCTGCTGGGAGGAGGTGAATGGGAAGATAGTGCTGCAGGGCACATTGCTCAACACCTACGTCTGCAGCATCCTCATCCGCACCACCATGGAGGTGGCCTTCATTGTGGGCCAGTACCTCCTCTACGGCATTTTCCTGGACACTCTGCACATCTGCCGCAGAAGCCCCTGCCCACACCCTGTCAACTGCTATGTCTCCCGGCCCACAGAGAAGAATGTCTTCATTGTCTTCATGCTGGCGGTGGCTGGCCTGTCCCTCTTCCTCAGCCTGGCTGAGCTCTACCACCTCGGATGGAAGAAGATTCGACAGAGGTTCAGCAAGGGGTCTCGGGGCACAGCTGAGTGCCagcctccccctgcagctggCCTGGTTCAGAACTGTACACCGCCCCCTGACTTCAGCCAGTGCCTGGAGAATGGCCCTGGGAACAAGTTCTTCCAGCCCTTCAGCCACAAGCTGGCTTCGCAGCAGAACACAGACAACCTGGCCGCGGAGCAGGGCCGAGGCCAGGAGCAGGGGCCCAGGGAAGGATTCATCCACATCCACTATGCCCAGAAGCCTGAGATCCCCAATGAAGTCTGCCCAGGTCACCGGGGCCTCCCCCAAAGCTACCAAAGTGACAAGCGGCGTTTCAGCAAGGCCAGCAGTAAGGCCAGGTCAGATGATTTGTCAGTGTGA